A section of the Coregonus clupeaformis isolate EN_2021a unplaced genomic scaffold, ASM2061545v1 scaf0080, whole genome shotgun sequence genome encodes:
- the aatkb gene encoding serine/threonine-protein kinase LMTK1 isoform X6, which yields MAYIAFIQVHDRVQLLKSTELGRHSLLYLKEIDDGWFGKVILGEVNAGLSTTQVVVKELKASASVQDQMHFLEEAQPYRALQHPALLQCLAQCTEVTPYLLVMEFCPLGDVKGYMRSCWAADTMTPEPLILQRMACEIASGLLHLHKHNFIHSDLALRNCLLTADVTVKIGDYGLSHNKYKDDYFVTSDQMYVPLRWIAPELIDEVHGNLLVVGQSKQSNVWSLGVTIWELFELGNQPYRHYSDRQVLTYAVREQQLRLAKPLLKIPLAERWYEVMQFCWLQPDQRPNAEEVHLLLSYLCAKGANEAEEDFERRWNSLRPNPNAGPSSSLHHGAGALAIDLPSSSFPLLEQFSGCDGYQCETGDDILTVTETSHGLNFEYKWEKAQAGAGAEQPYHRAASSSSGTLGAVNHHRQDLYYPPGPGGMVGGCGGVEMDGLTLGVPPAYYEPKMLHGPGVGVLPVLSAHSPSVSAEYYIRMEEPGVDYTMCSYSPDYQGSNGSFLTGSGSADSGECIMGMGACPSQAHSKPVDSYWSADIRKAGGGGAYDSDPDGSPAISLTMEPLLGQVSDSSPLRPWEAGHYVSYKDRDGGFYYEHSPPMGIGHHMGLGLGMDQHQHYLMGREHSPPEPHQESWGSRSLRQALGELENPLGISPSISTPPQGGGPPFGVGDPYLVTTQGPGSIIGGSSVTGGYYDMMGSLRKTMPTMRSHTHSVSITMASEEALFIGHRDSDSDEEEDIFSERQTINSSNTWPSNHCTNNNSLGLGRSRQAGCRQQQDAYVDFHYTMPTTDIEDSWPEEHNLTSRSSVSAAVKPIDYLEGTAASAKDSSCLSLGKHHTLVPSGDAYNTYIYLCHEREGEREVKPPPIERCHSHFVDPLTGLVVRNYSCDDYRDQIVEIPNNDEESVNLSPAPGGPSVSKSTLTHNTTTTITNFDHSEQYVDITMDDALSIDHKQEVVTEDKGVLTDPKPEDVTLTKTMAMATPLPSVNVPGLVCLFEPESELSHTLDSGLDRDHCSSISLVDISDCYTDDDDEDDDITDVTSGIFADEASAGDLNSSPSLARPLKSLQKQVGTPDSMDSMDLMPSAAGSTAEPFSPASSSSHPSSSSPKAMDSGYETENNESPEFVPKEPHNEPRDPETFTQPLGESVLDTSQDEEGGEEAEVAPPEDEDEPTLDEDVALAALQTTDKEKELAPLSEKNPYRDSAYFSDYENERLSRDEEDDKVGGDENVGVEEGEEEESLTEKRELSPLHIEDEEEGEETSALLLEESEDPEMGGCPTEECTHDEGLELGLELASHDEGLELGLELASNISGEVEEGSEGWPAQEEPSSLGDWAAEVVGAMEEALGELQRSSSTETNSVTKEEEERGRRDVEDSSEALESADVLEEASSEKSESIDKDVDDEENGHPARRRRSSSSSPPSIPPPPLPPMTPPPGRVSVTDGGEADEEDGDGDSDDSESDEEVRSYSVQEEHSGGEESGEENHAVPIVVSDCSDAHNLRSLLKMPTPLTSESLADDLLDRKKKVVSFFDDVTVYLFDQQSPTKELAEHGFPPGAETSGQSSEGKQPTSDDSSDGNISEESAGYEWEDDFPLLPLPTSSSKMAASSSASTPSTPSLPTTSKAPEPKPVVQYSRFTVSPSHVSRFSITHVSDSDMDSGPGEQVAGSSEDGDRE from the exons GTTATCCTGGGGGAGGTGAATGCGGGTCTCAGCACCACCCAGGTGGTGGTTAAGGAGCTGAAGGCCAGTGCCAGTGTTCAGGACCAGATGCACTTCCTGGAGGAGGCCCAGCCATACCG TGCCCTCCAGCACCCAGCCCTCCTGCAGTGCCTGGCACAGTGCACTGAGGTCACCCCCTACCTGCTGGTCATGGAGTTCTGCCCTCTG GGTGATGTGAAAGGGTACATGCGGAGCTGTTGGGCTGCAGACACAATGACCCCTGAACCCCTGATCCTGCAGAGGATGGCCTGTGAGATCGCCTCAGGGCTCCTGCACCTGCACAAACACAACTTCATACACAG TGACCTGGCCTTGAGAAACTGCCTGCTGACAGCTGATGTCACAGTGAAGATTGGAGACTACGGCCTTTCACACAACAAGTACAAAGATGACTACTTTGTGACGTCAGACCAGATGTACGTGCCACTGCGTTGGATCGCTCCAGAACTCATAGATGAAGTTCATGGCAACCTACTGGTAGTAGGCCAGAGCAAACAGAGCAACGTCTG GTCTCTGGGCGTGACTATCTGGGAGTTGTTTGAGTTGGGAAACCAGCCGTACAGACactactctgacagacaggtccTGACCTACGCCGTGAGGGAACAGCAGCTCAGACTGGCCAAGCCCCTGCTCAAAATACCCCTGGCAGAGCGCTG GTATGAGGTGATGCAGTTCTGCTGGCTCCAACCAGATCAGAGGCCCAATGCAGAGGAGGTCCACCTGTTACTCAGCTACCTGTGTGCTAAGGGGGCCAACGAGGCCGAGGAGGACTTTGAGAGGCGCTGGAACTCCCTGCGTCCCAACCCCAACGCTGGCCCCAGCAGCAGCCTCCACCACGGGGCAGGAGCCCTGGCCATTG acctcccctcctcctccttccccctgctGGAGCAGTTCTCTGGATGCGATGGCTACCAATGCGAGACAGGAGATGATATACTGACCGTGACCGAGACCAGCCACGGCCTGAACTTCGAGTACAAGTGGGAGAAGGCTCAGGCGGGGGCCGGGGCGGAGCAGCCTTACCACCGTGCTGCCTCGTCCTCCAGCGGTACCCTGGGGGCCGTCAACCACCACCGCCAGGACCTGTACTACCCCCCTGGGCCAGGGGGCATGGTGGGGGGCTGTGGTGGGGTGGAGATGGACGGGCTCACTCTGGGGGTGCCCCCCGCCTACTACGAGCCCAAGATGCTGCATGGTCCTGGGGTTGGGGTGTTGCCGGTGCTCAGCGCCCACAGTCCTTCAGTGAGCGCTGAGTACTACATCCGCATGGAGGAGCCTGGTGTGGACTATACCATGTGCTCCTACAGCCCAGACTACCAGGGCAGCAATGGGAGCTTCCTGACCGGCAGTGGCAGTGCAGACTCAGGGGAGTGTATTATGGGAATGGGTGCATGTCCCTCCCAGGCCCACTCCAAGCCTGTAGACTCGTACTGGTCGGCAGATATCCGTAAAGCTGGGGGTGGTGGAGCGTATGATTCGGACCCAGACGGAAGCCCGGCCATCTCCCTGACCATGGAGCCCCTACTGGGGCAAGTCTCTGACTCCAGCCCCCTGAGACCCTGGGAGGCTGGTCACTACGTCTCCTACAAGGACCGGGACGGGGGGTTCTACTACGAACACTCACCCCCTATGGGCATAGGCCACCACATGGGCCTGGGTCTGGGGATGGACCAGCACCAGCACTATCTGATGGGGCGGGAACACTCTCCCCCCGAGCCCCACCAGGAGAGCTGGGGGTCCCGGAGCCTGCGTCAGGCCCTGGGGGAACTGGAGAACCCTCTGGGGATATCTCCCTCCATCAGTACCCCTCCCCAGGGTGGTGGTCCTCCTTTTGGGGTAGGGGACCCCTACCTGGTGACGACCCAGGGACCAGGCTCCATCATTGGGGGGAGTAGCGTCACTGGAGGTTACTATGACATGATGGGTTCTCTGAGGAAAACCATGCCGACCATGCGAAGCCACACCCACTCAGTCAGCATCACCATGGCGTCGGAAGAGGCCCTCTTCATTGGTCACCGTGACAGTGACTCGGACGAGGAAGAGGATATATTCTCAGAGAGGCAGACAATCAACAGTAGTAACACCTGGCCCTCTAACCACTGCACTAACAACAATAGTCTAGGCCTGGGCCGTAGTAGACAGGCTGGCTGTAGGCAACAACAGGATGCCTATGTAGACTTCCACTACACTATGCCCACTACCGACATAGAGGACTCGTGGCCTGAGGAGCACAACCTGACCTCCCGCTCCTCTGTCTCTGCTGCAGTTAAACCCATAGACTACCTGGAGGGTACGGCGGCTTCGGCTAAAGACAGCAGCTGTCTATCCCTGGGGAAGCATCATACCCTGGTACCCTCCGGCGACGCCTACAACACATACATCTATCTGTGCcacgagagggagggggagagggaggtgaagCCGCCACCAATCGAGCGCTGCCACTCTCATTTCGTCGACCCCCTCACAGGCCTAGTGGTGCGAAACTACAGCTGTGATGACTACAGAGATCAGATTGTAGAGATTCCCAACAACGACGAAGAGAGTGTGAATCTGTCTCCAGCACCAGGAGGGCCTAGTGTGTCTAAATCAACCCTgacacacaacacaaccacaaccataaCCAACTTTGACCACTCTGAGCAGTATGTTGACATCACTATGGACGATGCCCTTTCCATAGACCACAAGCAAGAGGTTGTCACAGAAGACAAAGGGGTTCTCACTGATCCTAAACCAGAGGACGTGACTCTGACTAAAACTATGGCTATGGCTACCCCACTTCCCTCAGTGAATGTGCCTGGCCTAGTCTGCCTGTTCGAGCCAGAGTCAGAGCTGAGCCATACATTAGACAGCGGCCTGGACAGAGACCACTGCTCCAGCATCAGTCTAGTGGACATCTCCGACTGCTATACCGACGACGATGATGAAGACGATGACATTACTGACGTGACCTCAGGGATCTTCGCTGACGAGGCGTCGGCCGGGGACCTtaactcctccccctccctggccCGTCCCCTCAAGTCCCTGCAGAAGCAGGTGGGAACACCCGATTCCATGGACTCCATGGACCTGATGCCTTCAGCGGCCGGCTCCACCGCAGAGCCATTCAGCCCTGCCTCTAGCTCCTCCCACCCATCTAGTTCCTCCCCCAAGGCAATGGACAGCGGGTACGAAACAGAGAACAACGAGAGCCCAGAGTTCGTCCCCAAGGAGCCCCACAACGAGCCCCGGGACCCAGAGACATTCACCCAGCCACTGGGGGAGTCTGTCCTGGACACCAGCCaggatgaggaggggggagaggaggccGAGGTGGCTCCACCGGAGGATGAGGATGAACCTACTCTGGATGAAGATGTGGCTCTAGCAGCCTTACAGACCACAGACAAAGAGAAGGAGCTGGCCCCCCTCAGTGAGAAGAACCCTTACAGGGACTCTGCCTACTTCTCTGACTATGAGAACGAGCGCCTATCCAGGGATGAGGAGGATGACAAAGTGGGGGGTGATGAAAATgtaggagtggaggagggagaagaggaggagagcttGACAGAGAAGAGGGAACTCAGCCCTCTTCAtatagaggatgaggaggagggagaggagacctCAGCTCTTCTTCTGGAGGAGAGTGAAGACCCAGAGATGGGGGGATGCCCGACAGAAGAGTGCACCCATGATGAAGGGCTGGAACTGGGGCTAGAGCTGGCTTCCCATGATGaagggctggagctggggctagAGTTGGcctctaatatctctggagaaGTAGAGGAAGGGTCAGAGGGATGGCCTGCCCAGGAGGAGCCCTCTTCTCTGGGAGACTGGGCAGCAGAGGTGGTGGGGGCTATGGAGGAAGCCCTGGGGGAACTCCAGAGGAGCAGCAGTACTGAAACAAATTCTGTTACcaaggaggaagaggaaagaggGCGAAGGGACGTGGAGGACTCATCTGAAGCCTTAGAATCAGCAGACGTCCTAGAAGAAGCATCTAGCGAAAAGTCAGAGAGCATCGACAAGGACGTTGATGACGAAGAGAACGGACATCCCGCACGACGTCGAcgctcctcctcgtcctcccctccctccattcctcctcctcctctccccccaatGACTCCCCCTCCGGGCCGGGTGTCGGTCACAGATGGGGGGGAGGCGGATGAGGAGGACGGAGATGGTGACTCGGATGACAGTGAGTCAGATGAGGAGGTGAGGAGTTACAGTGTTCAAGAGGAGCatagtggaggggaggagagcggGGAGGAGAACCATGCTGTACCCATCGTGGTCAGCGACTGTAGCGATGCTCATAACCTACGTAGTCTACTGAAGATGCCCACCCCGCTCACTTCCGAGTCGCTCGCTGATGACCTGCTGGATCGAAAGAAGAAGGTGGTGTCATTCTTTGATGATGTCACTGTCTACCTGTTTGACCAG CAGAGCCCGACTAAAGAGCTGGCTGAGCATGGTTTCCCTCCAGGGGCTGAGACCAGCGGACAGAGTTCAGAGGGCAAACAACCAACCTCTGATGACTCCTCAGACGGAAACATCTCAGAAGAGA gtgCAGGGTATGAGTGGGAGGATGACTTCCCCCTGTTGCCCCTCCCGACTTCCTCATCCAAGATGGCTGCCTCCTCCTCAGCCTCAACCCCTTCCACACCCAGCCTACCCACCACCTCCAAGGCCCCGGAGCCCAAACCAGTGGTGCAGTACTCCCGCTTCACCGTCTCCCCTAGCCATGTGTCTCGCTTCTCCATCACACACGTCTCCGACTCCGACATGGACTCTGGTCCAGGTGAG caggtagcAGGGAGCAGTGAGGATGGggacagagagtag
- the aatkb gene encoding serine/threonine-protein kinase LMTK1 isoform X7, protein MAKQPGRSVQLLKSTELGRHSLLYLKEIDDGWFGKVILGEVNAGLSTTQVVVKELKASASVQDQMHFLEEAQPYRALQHPALLQCLAQCTEVTPYLLVMEFCPLGDVKGYMRSCWAADTMTPEPLILQRMACEIASGLLHLHKHNFIHSDLALRNCLLTADVTVKIGDYGLSHNKYKDDYFVTSDQMYVPLRWIAPELIDEVHGNLLVVGQSKQSNVWSLGVTIWELFELGNQPYRHYSDRQVLTYAVREQQLRLAKPLLKIPLAERWYEVMQFCWLQPDQRPNAEEVHLLLSYLCAKGANEAEEDFERRWNSLRPNPNAGPSSSLHHGAGALAIDLPSSSFPLLEQFSGCDGYQCETGDDILTVTETSHGLNFEYKWEKAQAGAGAEQPYHRAASSSSGTLGAVNHHRQDLYYPPGPGGMVGGCGGVEMDGLTLGVPPAYYEPKMLHGPGVGVLPVLSAHSPSVSAEYYIRMEEPGVDYTMCSYSPDYQGSNGSFLTGSGSADSGECIMGMGACPSQAHSKPVDSYWSADIRKAGGGGAYDSDPDGSPAISLTMEPLLGQVSDSSPLRPWEAGHYVSYKDRDGGFYYEHSPPMGIGHHMGLGLGMDQHQHYLMGREHSPPEPHQESWGSRSLRQALGELENPLGISPSISTPPQGGGPPFGVGDPYLVTTQGPGSIIGGSSVTGGYYDMMGSLRKTMPTMRSHTHSVSITMASEEALFIGHRDSDSDEEEDIFSERQTINSSNTWPSNHCTNNNSLGLGRSRQAGCRQQQDAYVDFHYTMPTTDIEDSWPEEHNLTSRSSVSAAVKPIDYLEGTAASAKDSSCLSLGKHHTLVPSGDAYNTYIYLCHEREGEREVKPPPIERCHSHFVDPLTGLVVRNYSCDDYRDQIVEIPNNDEESVNLSPAPGGPSVSKSTLTHNTTTTITNFDHSEQYVDITMDDALSIDHKQEVVTEDKGVLTDPKPEDVTLTKTMAMATPLPSVNVPGLVCLFEPESELSHTLDSGLDRDHCSSISLVDISDCYTDDDDEDDDITDVTSGIFADEASAGDLNSSPSLARPLKSLQKQVGTPDSMDSMDLMPSAAGSTAEPFSPASSSSHPSSSSPKAMDSGYETENNESPEFVPKEPHNEPRDPETFTQPLGESVLDTSQDEEGGEEAEVAPPEDEDEPTLDEDVALAALQTTDKEKELAPLSEKNPYRDSAYFSDYENERLSRDEEDDKVGGDENVGVEEGEEEESLTEKRELSPLHIEDEEEGEETSALLLEESEDPEMGGCPTEECTHDEGLELGLELASHDEGLELGLELASNISGEVEEGSEGWPAQEEPSSLGDWAAEVVGAMEEALGELQRSSSTETNSVTKEEEERGRRDVEDSSEALESADVLEEASSEKSESIDKDVDDEENGHPARRRRSSSSSPPSIPPPPLPPMTPPPGRVSVTDGGEADEEDGDGDSDDSESDEEVRSYSVQEEHSGGEESGEENHAVPIVVSDCSDAHNLRSLLKMPTPLTSESLADDLLDRKKKVVSFFDDVTVYLFDQQSPTKELAEHGFPPGAETSGQSSEGKQPTSDDSSDGNISEESAGYEWEDDFPLLPLPTSSSKMAASSSASTPSTPSLPTTSKAPEPKPVVQYSRFTVSPSHVSRFSITHVSDSDMDSGPGEQVAGSSEDGDRE, encoded by the exons GTTATCCTGGGGGAGGTGAATGCGGGTCTCAGCACCACCCAGGTGGTGGTTAAGGAGCTGAAGGCCAGTGCCAGTGTTCAGGACCAGATGCACTTCCTGGAGGAGGCCCAGCCATACCG TGCCCTCCAGCACCCAGCCCTCCTGCAGTGCCTGGCACAGTGCACTGAGGTCACCCCCTACCTGCTGGTCATGGAGTTCTGCCCTCTG GGTGATGTGAAAGGGTACATGCGGAGCTGTTGGGCTGCAGACACAATGACCCCTGAACCCCTGATCCTGCAGAGGATGGCCTGTGAGATCGCCTCAGGGCTCCTGCACCTGCACAAACACAACTTCATACACAG TGACCTGGCCTTGAGAAACTGCCTGCTGACAGCTGATGTCACAGTGAAGATTGGAGACTACGGCCTTTCACACAACAAGTACAAAGATGACTACTTTGTGACGTCAGACCAGATGTACGTGCCACTGCGTTGGATCGCTCCAGAACTCATAGATGAAGTTCATGGCAACCTACTGGTAGTAGGCCAGAGCAAACAGAGCAACGTCTG GTCTCTGGGCGTGACTATCTGGGAGTTGTTTGAGTTGGGAAACCAGCCGTACAGACactactctgacagacaggtccTGACCTACGCCGTGAGGGAACAGCAGCTCAGACTGGCCAAGCCCCTGCTCAAAATACCCCTGGCAGAGCGCTG GTATGAGGTGATGCAGTTCTGCTGGCTCCAACCAGATCAGAGGCCCAATGCAGAGGAGGTCCACCTGTTACTCAGCTACCTGTGTGCTAAGGGGGCCAACGAGGCCGAGGAGGACTTTGAGAGGCGCTGGAACTCCCTGCGTCCCAACCCCAACGCTGGCCCCAGCAGCAGCCTCCACCACGGGGCAGGAGCCCTGGCCATTG acctcccctcctcctccttccccctgctGGAGCAGTTCTCTGGATGCGATGGCTACCAATGCGAGACAGGAGATGATATACTGACCGTGACCGAGACCAGCCACGGCCTGAACTTCGAGTACAAGTGGGAGAAGGCTCAGGCGGGGGCCGGGGCGGAGCAGCCTTACCACCGTGCTGCCTCGTCCTCCAGCGGTACCCTGGGGGCCGTCAACCACCACCGCCAGGACCTGTACTACCCCCCTGGGCCAGGGGGCATGGTGGGGGGCTGTGGTGGGGTGGAGATGGACGGGCTCACTCTGGGGGTGCCCCCCGCCTACTACGAGCCCAAGATGCTGCATGGTCCTGGGGTTGGGGTGTTGCCGGTGCTCAGCGCCCACAGTCCTTCAGTGAGCGCTGAGTACTACATCCGCATGGAGGAGCCTGGTGTGGACTATACCATGTGCTCCTACAGCCCAGACTACCAGGGCAGCAATGGGAGCTTCCTGACCGGCAGTGGCAGTGCAGACTCAGGGGAGTGTATTATGGGAATGGGTGCATGTCCCTCCCAGGCCCACTCCAAGCCTGTAGACTCGTACTGGTCGGCAGATATCCGTAAAGCTGGGGGTGGTGGAGCGTATGATTCGGACCCAGACGGAAGCCCGGCCATCTCCCTGACCATGGAGCCCCTACTGGGGCAAGTCTCTGACTCCAGCCCCCTGAGACCCTGGGAGGCTGGTCACTACGTCTCCTACAAGGACCGGGACGGGGGGTTCTACTACGAACACTCACCCCCTATGGGCATAGGCCACCACATGGGCCTGGGTCTGGGGATGGACCAGCACCAGCACTATCTGATGGGGCGGGAACACTCTCCCCCCGAGCCCCACCAGGAGAGCTGGGGGTCCCGGAGCCTGCGTCAGGCCCTGGGGGAACTGGAGAACCCTCTGGGGATATCTCCCTCCATCAGTACCCCTCCCCAGGGTGGTGGTCCTCCTTTTGGGGTAGGGGACCCCTACCTGGTGACGACCCAGGGACCAGGCTCCATCATTGGGGGGAGTAGCGTCACTGGAGGTTACTATGACATGATGGGTTCTCTGAGGAAAACCATGCCGACCATGCGAAGCCACACCCACTCAGTCAGCATCACCATGGCGTCGGAAGAGGCCCTCTTCATTGGTCACCGTGACAGTGACTCGGACGAGGAAGAGGATATATTCTCAGAGAGGCAGACAATCAACAGTAGTAACACCTGGCCCTCTAACCACTGCACTAACAACAATAGTCTAGGCCTGGGCCGTAGTAGACAGGCTGGCTGTAGGCAACAACAGGATGCCTATGTAGACTTCCACTACACTATGCCCACTACCGACATAGAGGACTCGTGGCCTGAGGAGCACAACCTGACCTCCCGCTCCTCTGTCTCTGCTGCAGTTAAACCCATAGACTACCTGGAGGGTACGGCGGCTTCGGCTAAAGACAGCAGCTGTCTATCCCTGGGGAAGCATCATACCCTGGTACCCTCCGGCGACGCCTACAACACATACATCTATCTGTGCcacgagagggagggggagagggaggtgaagCCGCCACCAATCGAGCGCTGCCACTCTCATTTCGTCGACCCCCTCACAGGCCTAGTGGTGCGAAACTACAGCTGTGATGACTACAGAGATCAGATTGTAGAGATTCCCAACAACGACGAAGAGAGTGTGAATCTGTCTCCAGCACCAGGAGGGCCTAGTGTGTCTAAATCAACCCTgacacacaacacaaccacaaccataaCCAACTTTGACCACTCTGAGCAGTATGTTGACATCACTATGGACGATGCCCTTTCCATAGACCACAAGCAAGAGGTTGTCACAGAAGACAAAGGGGTTCTCACTGATCCTAAACCAGAGGACGTGACTCTGACTAAAACTATGGCTATGGCTACCCCACTTCCCTCAGTGAATGTGCCTGGCCTAGTCTGCCTGTTCGAGCCAGAGTCAGAGCTGAGCCATACATTAGACAGCGGCCTGGACAGAGACCACTGCTCCAGCATCAGTCTAGTGGACATCTCCGACTGCTATACCGACGACGATGATGAAGACGATGACATTACTGACGTGACCTCAGGGATCTTCGCTGACGAGGCGTCGGCCGGGGACCTtaactcctccccctccctggccCGTCCCCTCAAGTCCCTGCAGAAGCAGGTGGGAACACCCGATTCCATGGACTCCATGGACCTGATGCCTTCAGCGGCCGGCTCCACCGCAGAGCCATTCAGCCCTGCCTCTAGCTCCTCCCACCCATCTAGTTCCTCCCCCAAGGCAATGGACAGCGGGTACGAAACAGAGAACAACGAGAGCCCAGAGTTCGTCCCCAAGGAGCCCCACAACGAGCCCCGGGACCCAGAGACATTCACCCAGCCACTGGGGGAGTCTGTCCTGGACACCAGCCaggatgaggaggggggagaggaggccGAGGTGGCTCCACCGGAGGATGAGGATGAACCTACTCTGGATGAAGATGTGGCTCTAGCAGCCTTACAGACCACAGACAAAGAGAAGGAGCTGGCCCCCCTCAGTGAGAAGAACCCTTACAGGGACTCTGCCTACTTCTCTGACTATGAGAACGAGCGCCTATCCAGGGATGAGGAGGATGACAAAGTGGGGGGTGATGAAAATgtaggagtggaggagggagaagaggaggagagcttGACAGAGAAGAGGGAACTCAGCCCTCTTCAtatagaggatgaggaggagggagaggagacctCAGCTCTTCTTCTGGAGGAGAGTGAAGACCCAGAGATGGGGGGATGCCCGACAGAAGAGTGCACCCATGATGAAGGGCTGGAACTGGGGCTAGAGCTGGCTTCCCATGATGaagggctggagctggggctagAGTTGGcctctaatatctctggagaaGTAGAGGAAGGGTCAGAGGGATGGCCTGCCCAGGAGGAGCCCTCTTCTCTGGGAGACTGGGCAGCAGAGGTGGTGGGGGCTATGGAGGAAGCCCTGGGGGAACTCCAGAGGAGCAGCAGTACTGAAACAAATTCTGTTACcaaggaggaagaggaaagaggGCGAAGGGACGTGGAGGACTCATCTGAAGCCTTAGAATCAGCAGACGTCCTAGAAGAAGCATCTAGCGAAAAGTCAGAGAGCATCGACAAGGACGTTGATGACGAAGAGAACGGACATCCCGCACGACGTCGAcgctcctcctcgtcctcccctccctccattcctcctcctcctctccccccaatGACTCCCCCTCCGGGCCGGGTGTCGGTCACAGATGGGGGGGAGGCGGATGAGGAGGACGGAGATGGTGACTCGGATGACAGTGAGTCAGATGAGGAGGTGAGGAGTTACAGTGTTCAAGAGGAGCatagtggaggggaggagagcggGGAGGAGAACCATGCTGTACCCATCGTGGTCAGCGACTGTAGCGATGCTCATAACCTACGTAGTCTACTGAAGATGCCCACCCCGCTCACTTCCGAGTCGCTCGCTGATGACCTGCTGGATCGAAAGAAGAAGGTGGTGTCATTCTTTGATGATGTCACTGTCTACCTGTTTGACCAG CAGAGCCCGACTAAAGAGCTGGCTGAGCATGGTTTCCCTCCAGGGGCTGAGACCAGCGGACAGAGTTCAGAGGGCAAACAACCAACCTCTGATGACTCCTCAGACGGAAACATCTCAGAAGAGA gtgCAGGGTATGAGTGGGAGGATGACTTCCCCCTGTTGCCCCTCCCGACTTCCTCATCCAAGATGGCTGCCTCCTCCTCAGCCTCAACCCCTTCCACACCCAGCCTACCCACCACCTCCAAGGCCCCGGAGCCCAAACCAGTGGTGCAGTACTCCCGCTTCACCGTCTCCCCTAGCCATGTGTCTCGCTTCTCCATCACACACGTCTCCGACTCCGACATGGACTCTGGTCCAGGTGAG caggtagcAGGGAGCAGTGAGGATGGggacagagagtag